The Setaria viridis chromosome 6, Setaria_viridis_v4.0, whole genome shotgun sequence genome includes the window CCGGCGTCCGGACGCTCCGCCAGGCCCACCTCATTCTCGTCCACACGTTCGTTTCCACCGACAGGCATATGTTATCCTCTGCTCCTTCTGCTCTTTATCCTCTGTGCTCCTCACCACCGCTGCAGCCTTCATTCTCATCCCCGCATCAATCCCGTGCTGCAGATGGAGCTGAGGTGGATGCCTAGGTGGGTGCACTCCCCCACCCCAgcggcctcgtcccccacctcggcatcctcctcgcccactccggcggcgcccctcccccactCCGGCGTCCTCACCCACCGGGAGCGTCCAACGCCCGCAGATCCGATAGCCCTCTTCCCGATCCCAGTGAGATCCAAGCAAGCCCCTGACCCTCCCctaccccggccggcggcgccccccgTATCCGGTAGCGTCTCCTCTCCTTCGGCCGACGACGGGCAGGCTGGTCATCATGGATCTGAGCGGGCTCCGTCTCCTCCGCGTGATGCTCGACGTCGTAGCGAACCGGAGCAGCAGAAGCTCGCGCCTACTGACGGctccatgttgcaataggtacctccTGGTGTTGCATTAGTTATTTTGGGATGTTGCAAcagtggcttttgatgtttcatctgttttgcaacagtccgacttgccagcaatcgggtgttgcaccaacttgttcatgatgttacatatagttgttttctttgtttcggtcTCTTAttctttcgttgttgcaatgCTGTAAGAGATGCTTTTTATGTTAttgcaatgtgtctgttttgaatgttgcagAAGCGGTAcgagatgtttcatgcacgtaaaggtATTGCAATCCTcgtgttgcaagtgttgatttttgatgtttcgatagttattgttcaatgttgcgacggagcgtccgataaaaaaaattaccgaACGTCCGGACGCTAGTACGTCCATATTCTGATTATTTCTTGTGACCTGAGTATCAACAAATATACCCACTCTTACTTattgctgctcagaagaagaagctgtgtAAAATTTTATTAAGATGATGCTAAGTTCTAAACATACGTAGCTCCCaatcgattgcctgtgaagttcgAAACCTCCGTTTCCAAGATTAAGCATAAATCTCTAATATAATCTCTTATTCTTTACGTGATAccgttgctgttattcacttataaTATCACTATATGTCACTAATACTATTGTTGTTATTCACTTAGTATCACTATATGTATAAAATTAGGTCCTGTTATACATATAGATTTTAAAATTGGGTGTGTGACAATCACGTCACAGCAATCTCGTGCATCCCCTTGTGCTGCTGCAGTGCAGCTTCATTCTGCCAAAATCCTCTAACGATACCATCACGCCTGCACGTCGTCCGTCCGTCAGCGACGACGGTAGCAAATTTCCACCCTGATTTCATGATCTGATGCCCGCTACGGACACCCTGTGAGGATCTCCACGCCGTCGCGGGTGACCAGCACGGTGTGCTCGAACTGCGCGCTGAGGCtgccgtccgccgccaccgccgtccagCCGTCATCCAACACCACGCACTGCGTGCTCCCCATTGACAGCGTTGGCTCTGCACGCATTCAGTCACACTACTCATTCAGTAAATTCTGATACAAGGATTGATCGTCGAAGCAAAATCATGGACCCCTGGAACTGGAAGGGAAGACTAGACATCATGGAGATGAACAGAGGGCGTACCGATTGTGAACGTCTGGCCTGCAACCATGAAACCCGGCTCGTAATCGTCTACAATCGGATGTGTGTTCAGTTCAGTTCATAGCTTGACTGAATTTACCACAATGATCTGAAAACGGTATGAACAACTGAATGAGGTTACTTACATGTGCTCCATATGATGGGTTCACAATGGAATATCCTCCCAATGCCATGCCCAACAAAGGGGTCAATGCCGTATCCGTACTTGCTGGCATGCTCACTGAAACAACCAAAGCAGAGCCATTACTGAAAAGACCAACTTCCATGGAAATGGAAATTTTCAGCTTTAAAACTATGTGCACTTTAGTCAGACAATATGCAAGCTGTCAAGATTCCTAACAATACACCTGCTATTCAAATGATTTGCAGTGTCACCAGAATGTATTATACTACTTAGAAACTGgtgtaaaaaaaatcatctttcCAAAAGTCAACAAAGCCTCAGAAGATTCATGCTAATTTATGTTTCATATAAGACAGATCAAGACCTTATTCTCTGCCCGATTTCCTTGAAACTAGCACCATGCCTGCAGGCTGATATGCCCCTCATCATGCACTCTTCAGTGACCTGTTACAGACCAAAAAAGGCAGGTTATTCAGATACAGGCTCAGACAATGTGTTAGGTAAGTAGTCAGAAGATGGAACAGCAGAATTACACCTTGACAAGTTGTTTAGTAGATTCATCAACATCTCCACAGAGGTATGTTCTTGAGGTGTCCCCATGATATCCCTGGAGCAACACTCCATGTCACTTTACAAAGCGAGAAGATTAGCAATGACCATATCAACTACATTAGAACAGAGCGATGAGAAGGTAAGGAACATGGTGGCTGATAAGGAAAAGAACAGCTGTAGCACATACGTTCAAGTAGACAGTAACATCAATGTTGATAATATCTCCATCCTGCAAGGTCAGTGGAAGCAAGCATAACTGTTCAGCTCAAAATTAAGTTCAGCAATTGTACCAGCTGACACATCTTGTTTCAGAGCTAGTTTGCAATTGTTATAATGCAATCTAGTTACTTACGAGAATATTTACTAACTATAGTATGTTATTCTGCTTCTATGGCTCAACAAGAAATGCATCTGATTAACTGCTACACTTAAAGCAATTCAAAGCCAAAAAAATCGATCAACCTGTAGCTCGCGAGAATCAGGGATTCCATGACAGGTGCACTCGTTCACTGACGTGCAGACACTCTTCGGAAACCCACCGTATCCAAGGGGAGAAGGGTAGGCGCCTGCGTCGATGATCATCTGATGCACAGCTCGGTCAATCTCATCCGTCGTCACAGCCGGCTGCGCAGAATAAAGAAAAACACACCAGTCACAAATTTCTCCACAGAGGCCGAATCAGATCTGCAAAATACTCACTACTCACTTTGACCAGTGTTCCTGCATACTGCAGAACTCGGGCGGCGAGCTCGCAGGCGTCCAGCATACGCATGATGCTCTCGCCGTCGTGCACCTGCCGGTCGGGGCACACGTCCGGGATGGCGTCAGTGCCAACGTAGGGAGGCCGGGGGATGTGGTCCGGCACCGGGAGGCGCGCGCTGACCGCTCCACGCCCAGCGGCTCCCTCCTCCTGGCTCCCCCTATGCCCTGCAGCTCTGCAGCCCTTCAATTTGATCGTGTCAGAATGCAGGTGTTTGCAGTTGTCtgaaacttttttttggaagaaattgTGAGAAACTTTTATTGTATTATTACACTTTTGCGCAAATTTTGGGCATAAATTGGAAGTATCGCTGTGTATGTGCACCGGCAGATGATCCTGTTGGATacctccggccgccgcggcgttcTGGATGCCACCCGGAGAGGCGCCGGAAGGGCGGCGTCGCCTGCAGGGAAGCAGCGGTGGGAACAGGAAAATGCTAGAAAGGAATGGCGGGTTAGACTTTAGAGACGAGTGAGAAAGGACAGGCACGCACGTGGACTGCGGCAGCGGGATGCGGTGAACGGCGACGAGGGGTGCTGTttgagctccgccgccgggacCCTCACCGCCATCGCCGTTGTTGGGTTGCAAGTCGGCCGCCGACGGCGGAAGTGGGTGAGGATAAGACGAGGGCAGGTGGAGGGATGATATTTTTCTAGAATTGTTTTCTGAAACAAATATCATATTTAGGAATGAGCTAAAAAAATATCTTAgtcctttgattttttttcccccgAGCTGTCAAACCGGATACTTCGCCCGCAACTGACAACACAAACATTTTGCAAACATCCTTTGATTTCAACGGTGGAATCGTCGACTATTGTaactaaggggatgtttggaaacaccgtgctaaattttagcacctgtcacatcgaatgtttggatactaattagaagtattaaatatagtctaattacaaaactaattatacagatggagtctaattcgtgagatgaatctattaagcctaattagttcatgatttgacaatgtggtgctacagtaaccatttgttaatgatggattaattagccttaatagattcgtcttgcgaattagactctatctgtgcaattagttttgtaattagctcatatttaatctttctaattagcatccgaacatctcatgtgaccctgctaaagtttaatcaAACACCCCCCTAACTAGCAAATATGCTCGTACATTAAATATGCTCAGGATGGAAAAAATATTTCGCAATCTAGTTTAATATAAATATGGTATGACACGCAGGATGAGCTAAATAGGATGTTATTGGGGATAATTTCAAAGTACAATTGCATTGTAACTAAATGGGGTACGAAATGACACGTAGGTGCTAAATGTGGTACGAAATAACATGTAGAAAGAGCTTGTTGTATCATATCCTTTTCATGTTTTCAGAGTCCATGAAAAATAAAAGCAAAGCAATATACATACTGGTGATTTTATGCAGCCAGGAAGCAAGGAGGAGTGCGGACTTTGACCCCGTTTGGTTCCCTAGAAGCACCTAAAATtactatcacatcgaatgtttagataataattagtattagatatagatcaattacaaaatcaattgcacatatggaggttaatttgcgagacgaatctattaagcctaattagtccatgatttgacaatgtggtgctacagtaaacatgtgctaatgatggattaattaggcttaatagattcatctcgggaattagcctccatctgtgtaattagttttataattagctcatgtttagtcctcctaatgaGCCTTCGAATATTgaatgtgacataaattttagtccggactaaagatccaaacaccccctttatttggcctgttcgcttcagcttattcagctggcttatcagccaccaaacagtgttttcctctcacaacaaatcagccatttcagcttttcagccggcttataagctgaagtgaacaggGCCAATTGATGCATTCTGACAGATCATGTACGCATAAGCATGGCCATGGGCTCTATGTCGAGCAGGTCTTGTGCCTTACTATGCGCTGGCTCGCGGCGGCGATCAGCCCAAACAGTTTTGGCGAGCACATCAAGCAGCGATGCGTTTTCGTGAATGGAAGGTTAACAGTATGATTATGAGAGAATTCACTATTTGACACTCATATAATGAGTGGTTCTTTTTTTATCTTCaaattttcttccttccttatttgacactgactTGAACTTTGGTTAACTTGGGTGAGTAACTTGTGGATATTTCCACCCAATTTTACTAAACAAAATGACAtccaaatcacctccaaaattcatgaaatttttttagTGTAAAACACATATATCATTTAAAATCATAAATTAAAATTCACAAAAATATGCTACCTTTAAAGATTTTGTGAATTTTTATAGCATAAAAACACTTTCCAAAAAATACGTAAAAATACCCAATTTTCTAGTCGCACatttatgcaatttataaaattattatatttgACAAGTCGCAAATAAAAATTTTaagttatttaaaaaatattttttattaaataaatTAGTATTTATCTATGTAAATTATTATGGATAATAATTTATAATTACTTGTTTTAGTGATATTGGGTATGTTTACGTATTTTTTTGCATAATCTTTAAAAGTAGCGTATTTTGATGAGTTTAAAGattttaaatgatatatatgtgTTTTTATAAAATGAGTTAATCTCAATCTTTTATATAACTACAAAAGGTTTCATGAATTTTAGAGGTGATTTGGATGTCGTTTTTGTTTAATAAAATAAGTATCCACATGTTACTGTTTACCCGAGTTAAAATGAACGGGAATATCAAATGAGGAATCAAAGTTCAAGTCGGACGGAAGGAAAAAATTTTAAGAGCGGAACCACTCGTTCATTGTACAGTGTCAAATGGAAATTGTCTCCCCGTAAAACCGCGAGTAACACTGGcagacaggtgggccccacatTTAACTCCGCCCGTGTTCCCCCACTTCCTCGAAACCCACAGCAGAACCCCCTCGTCTGCGGagttcaaaatttgaatctggAGCCGTTCGTCTCCTCCTCCGTGCACCCGGTCCATACACCAAAGCTAACTGACGACCATGCTGATCCCAGAAACGAAAGGTCCTGGTGCCACCGGTTCATGGACCGGGTGCGCGATTCCTCCCGTTCCTTGTCTCCGGGCGCTCCCCTTTTCTCTGCTCCCCCATTCCGTTCTGCTTCCCAAACAAAACCCAAAGAAATCGGAATGGGGAGGAAGGCGCAGAggaaggagatggcggcggaggcggtgtcgtacgaggagcagcggcggaggcaggTGGAGGCGAACAAGCGCAAGCTCGAGGAGCTCCAGCTCCAccacctctccgccgccgtcagAGAAGCCGCCGTCAAGCCCTCGCCGGTGGGTTCCAATTGCTTGGCCAATAGCCCGGCTATTTCTTGTGTGGATCTATCTTCCTTTTTTCTAGGTTTACGTTATCCCAATCGGCGTTTCTGCAGGCCAAGAAGCGGAAGGCGCGGGTGCCGCgggacgccgccgcggagccgctCCGGCGGTCCGGCCGGGTCGCCAACCTCCCCGATAAGCCCAAGTACCGCGAGGTAGGTGTCCAAGAATCATACGCTCGACCAAAGATTTCACCTTTTCCCCTTTCCTTTGCGAGTAAATCACGGCAGTGAGATCAAGAACTCGTCTTTGATGTGTTTTTGTGCGTGTGCAGGAGGTTCTGGATTTCGGGAGAAAGGTTAGGAGGTACGCGCATGGATTCCTCCTCCCCAATCTGGCGATCCGTCCATGATGATTCGTGCCAGCAGTAGAAACCTTGATTTGTTTGCTGTTGTTCTTGAGCGGCAGGACGTACAGCTCGGGGAGGAAGGATCTGGACAACCGGGTGTACGCGACCGACGAGGAGAGGACCCACGCCATCACGAAGGCCGAGGAGCTGGAGGAAGAGCTGGGCTCTCGCTTCCCTATCTTCGTGAAGCCCATGACCCAGTCCCATGTCACCGGAGGCTTCTGGCTGGTAATAATTAATAAAGTAGCGGAAGCTCCGATCTGATGCGTGCCGATCATGTGCTGCTGTCAATTCGACTATCATTCATCTCCCAAGAGGTTGATTCTTGTTTAATGGGCTGGTGAAATTGCAGGGCCTCCCAACGCCGTTCTGCCGGAAGCACCTGCCGAAGCGTGACGAGACCATCACGCTggtggatgaggaggatgacgagTCTGACACGCTCTACCTCGccaggaagatgggcctcagtGCCGGATGGAGAGGTTTCTCCATTGAGCACAAGCTGGTTGATGGAGATTGCTTGATCTTCCAGTTGATCGAGCGGACAAAGTTCAAGGTGAGTGAGATTTGTTTTGCATAACAAGAATGCCTGGCTGATTGGCGACCCTTTTCATGGATGTTCCAGGGAACTTTTGCCCAATAGTTGTTCACAGGGAACTTTTGCCCAATAGTTGTTCAACCCAAGTATCCAAGTACAAGTAGACAAGTAGTgatgtgaagacttgttgcaatTGTGTTACATAAATTTCTGCAGATTGCTTATGCCACATATCTGAATTTCTGTATAGAGCCACTTGACATATCTACTTTCTTCTTAACTATAATTGAAATTTATGGAATCAAGATTATTTAGAAAGGAATAAAAATGTAGCTTGTTTCAAACTTGCTCTATTTGCAGAAAATAATGCACATTTGCGCAAAATTTGTCTAATTGAAAATGGGCCAAAGTTATGTGGTTATTGTCAGATGTTCTCATGGCCTGCTATCTGTAATGTTGTGCCAGTACCATTGGATTGAGTCCTTAAGGACTAACTAGGAGTAATCTATATATTTTACAGCTGACTGAGCAAAGTTATGCAAATGGTGCAGGTCTACATAATTAGAGCACGTTCCTACTACAAAAATGAGGACTGATGAAACTAGTAGCTTCTAATATGGTGGTTGGAGCTCAGGTAAAATGGGACCTTTGTTGTTTGCGATGATTGAGTGAGTGTTTCATACCAAGAGATTTTGGCCAATTCTCCCACTTCCAAGttggtttcagactttcagattTGATTTCATCCAAAAACTTAACCCTTATCATGTCACTTCCATTTGTGAAAATACAAGAATAAATGCAGAGTTTTAGTGAACTTATCTAGAGCTTTAAAAGTAGCAACATTGAAAAGCGAATATCTGTAGGGCAGATGGCTTCTGTTTGTCCAAGTTATTAGCGCAATGTCTAATAAGAAGGCCTGAACTGAGAAACTATAAGATGTTCTGGTGGTTATTTGAATTCTTGTAAGCTTGTAAAGGTTTTTGGGGTGTACAATCAGATTCTCCGTTCCCTTTAGTTCCAGAAACATTTCATCAATATTTGAACTCTGTGATCCACCTTTCTTTTGTAGTTTAGCAGTAGATAAGGTACTTTTACATAATAtcatttcttcaattcttttgGTCAAATACTACGTTTCTGTAACATTGGCAAGTTATTTTTTAGTTGTTATCGGAAGTTATATTGTTTTAGCCGTTGTTGGAAATGCTAATTACTTGCTGCAGTGTCTGCCTATTGTCTTCTGACTTTGCGAGTGAGTTTAACTTCTGACATTTTGTAATAATTAGCAAAAGTTTGAGGACAATGAATTTGCTACTTTGAATGGACATGCCTGACATGAACTCATGATGATGACTGCTTACCTTTTCCCATTTCCATTCTCAGTTCAGGAAATTGGCGCACTGGACAAAACCAGTGTAAACTGGATGGAACAAGCTTGGGCATATGGAGATTGCTTGGCGTCTTCAACCTTTTGTGTGGCAAAAATACTGATTCTTGAAATATCTACTTAACCTAGTATGTAGCAGTTGCTAATTTGTGGACTTGGGTCTACCACTTACACGGTTCAGAAATCTGCACCATGTAAGGCAGTAAGGGGATGTTGCTGGCAATTGACCTCATTTGGCAAATTGATGCCTGTTCTGGTTTCTCTTGGATCCGTTTCAGTGATGTTCAGTCTGTTCTGTGTCTGCGTGGTTCATATTTCATAGCTATTTGCCCCCCTCTAATATTAGCTTTGTGGTCCCAATGTTCAGTCTTGTTCAGTCTTTAGAGTGGGGTGCCCCGAGACAAACTGTCAAAATGATTTAGATCATCCTCTCTGTCTCTCTTTGCAGCTGTACAGGCAAGGCAGGAACCCAAGAGTGTGACAGGACAATTAGAGATGTTCTGGTACAATGAACATGTATGTTTGCTGTTAAAAAgttttttgtttcaaaatttaGTGCTTGACTTTGTGGGAGTAATACTCATATAGAAGTGTGTATCTGACATTGCAAGAGCATAACGTTGTTCTGCTAATTTTAACGACAATCGTTTGGCCATTTTGGTGCCTACACCATTTCTCTCTTTTCACCTACACTTCTCAGGTGATGCATTGCCGTTCTGTGCAAACTAGATCTTGACACCCTTCGGCCTTTCCAGCACAGGGTAGGCGTGGATAGATCCATGGATCCACATCCACTCTAGTTCAAATAAGTAGCAATAGATTAAACGTTTGGATCACTAATGGCGTCTCCAACAAGGGGATCTTGTGCTACTGGAATCAACAGCGAATAGTGTAAAACATCCATACTAGTGCGCGGTGAGCTTGCACATCTCCCGGTGATACTCCCTTTTTTTGGAACcatttctctctgttttttttggaGTCGTCCACCCCAGTCAAAGGACACAATCAACACTTTGGTTGAGCCTAACTTTTTTACTAACAGCTTAATTCAatgaaatactccctccatcctagatatgttttgattttttagaaacaacatggtatatatatatatacacacacacacaggagTATATAAAAaactatgaacttagaaaaactaaaaatgaataaacgaatagtaatttgagatcgAGGGAGCACTTCCTCTGCCCTCACCAAACTAGTATAAAAGTCACAATTATATTTTTAAGATAAAAGTcacaatttcattttttaaACATAAATTTTGGATGCATATTTTAAAGCGTTCTTGCATGAAAAAAATGTTATTTAATGGTGCAGTTAAGTATCTGTAAGATTGGAAAAGGAAGATTAAACTTTTTGACAGAAAAGAAGGTTAATTGCCATTGGCAAGATTGTAAAGAATCTAAAACAAATATTCTATAATTTTTTCTTCTGCATCTCGTCAACTTAATTTTTCGCTCTAGTATTTATAAGCCGGCTTTACGCTAAGTATAATGCTCCGTTTGATTTAATATTCATCAACGGACAGAATTTCTCGATTAATCGTGGAGTAGATAACTCTCGCTCACTTTCGCTCTCATGGAGAGGGAGACGCCGGagcccgcggcgccggcgaccttcCTCCGCGGTGAGGAGGGGGCCTCCCCGGACTCGGCGCGCGCTAGGTTCGACCGCATGATCCGGCGCGTGCAGGCGGAGGTCTGTGCGGAGCTCGAGGCGGTCGAGGGCGGTgcaagcgacggcggcggcggcggggcgttgTTTCGGGAGGACGCTTGGAcgcgcccgggcggcggcggcgggatcagCCGCGTGCTCCAGGGCGGCCGCGTGTTCGAGAAGGCCGCGGTGAACGTCTCCGTGGTCTACGGAGTCATGCCTCCTGAGGCGTACCGCGCGGCGAGGcccgaggccgcggcggcggctggagggGAGAAGGATGGGCCGGTGCCCTTCTTCGCTGCTGGTGTCAGCTCGGTGAGCAAGATTCTTCTCTCTGCTCCAGCATTGTCACAAACCGATGGTTTGTTCAATGTTTGCATCTTTCAGCAATTTTCTGTGTTACAATATCTTAAGAATATTCAGCAAGTTTCTCGTGCCAGTTTTTAATCCACCATTGTTTTCGTTTTGATAACTTCTTGTTTTGCTTGACAGGTCATTCATCCAGTAAACCCATTTGCTCCAACAATGCATTTCAACTACCGGTATTTCGAAACAGAGGCACCTGAAGGTACTACCTGTGCTGACAACTGAAATGAACTTGCGTCAACTTCAGATACCATAGAGGATGATGAATTATTCTCTGCAGATGCTCCTGGTGCACCTAGGCAGTGGTGGTTTGGAGGTGGTACTGACCTGACGCCTTCATATATCATTGAAGAGGATGTCCGACACTTCCATTCTGTATGTCAATACCTCCTTGTTCACTTGTTCAGAACATAAGCATAGATCCAGTTTTGCTATGTTTTTATTCTGGCCAAAGCAGCTTGTTCAAGGCTGCTGTCTTTGACATTTATTTAGTTGTTGTGAGTTTGTTTGATAACTCATTTGTGCTCTATTTGACCCTTCCAGGTTCAGAAACAGACATGTGATaaatttgattctagcttttatCCTAGATTCAAAAAATGGTGTGATGAATACTTTTATATCAAGGTTAGTTTGTTCAGCTATTCATTTGATGTTACTTACTATTGTAATTATTTTAATTGTCAATTTTCTTGTTTGTCACTGGCAGCCTGGCACACGTCAAATCTCATGTTTGAATTAATCCAGACATCTGAAATGGGCAATTATGTTGGTCTTCTTATTCAATATTGTGCACCACGTAGTTGTAATGCTTTTCTGGCTGCCAGAACAAGTCATGAAAATTATTACTTGTGTTTGAATGCAGCATCGTGGTGAACGGCGTGGGGTGGGTGGCATATTTTTTGACGATCTTAATGACTATGATCAGGAAACTCTCCTTCAGTTTGCTACAGGTGTCACACCATCTCTCGTACTCTTTTCGGCATATATGTGTATGGCAACCATCTTGTAACTGCTGACCAAAGTTGTGCCTGTTGAGGTGCTTTCCTTTCATCTCTGCAGAGTGCGCAGATTCAGTTCTTCCTGCATACGTACCCATTATAGAACGCCGCAAAGACATTCCATTTACTGAGGAGCACAAGGCATGGCAGCAGCTACGGAGAGGTCGCTATGTGGAATTCAACCTCGTTAGTGCCTACATGcagtcaattttttttcttagtgCTGTCAACTCTACTCTGGCTCTAACACTTGCTTCTTATGAAGGTTTATGATCGGGGAACCACATTTGGCCTCAAGACTGGAGGACGGATTGAGAGTATCCTTGTTTCTCTTCCTCTTACCGCACGGTGGGAGTATGATCATGTAAGTTGAGATATTAACCCAAGTCTAATCTGTGTAATTGGACCTTTTATCTCTCTTAATACAAAaatacgcagctctcctacgtattctagaaaaaaaaaccaagTCTAACCTTATTAAGATGTCTGGTTCTTCCTATTCGAAGGCACTAGGAGCGTCCaaaattatatttttaagtAGGTTGGAAAATACATGTGCAATTTATTATTTGGTTGTACTGTGTTATGGTAAATCATTTGAATGGAGGAAGTTTCTGTTGTTTCACCATTTGCGTTCTTGGAACTTAAATTTGGGCAAGTTTTCTAATGTACTATTTGTTTTGTAGAAACCAGAAGTAGGGAGTGAAGAATGGAAACTTCTTGACACGTGCATAAATCCAAAGGAATGGATCTGACTGGTTGAAAAGTGCATGCTCTTCCAGTACCTTGTTTTTAAGATGTCACTTTAGTCTTAGTGTTCCTTCAGTATGTGCTTTTTTTCTATTACAGTTAGTGTTATTTCCTTGAATGAGCATACACGATGCATGTAATATATATGTCATCAGTGTTTATGAATAAGCAGTCTCAGTTGTCAAAAGGGAGAAAAGTAAGACCAGAAAAATAGGTCTTTCTGTTCAGAAGTGGactttcaaaagaaaatgaaaaaaatacgtAATTGTAAGTGGCAATTTTCTTGTCTGACGCTCCTGGATTTTCCTGCTTCACAATCTATGTCATATTACCATTCTGCTTGCCGGTAAAATTGGATGTAGTACTATGGCAGGAGTGTTGATAAGAATCAGTCTTCTCCTATAGTAACTATAGACAAATTTTCCAGGCATCAAGTTTCTTCAATTTTCTAATTCACTTTCTTCAGCTTCTCATTGTCAACATCCTTTTCTTCTGAATTGATATTTTCTCACAAGTTGTACTTGCAAAATTTGTGATCCTTTAATCTGCTGTGTTTTTATCCATCTATTTGGTTGCTCTTGTTTAAGGTTAGGGAGCACAAGAGCATGGGAGCACTAGATATTTTCCATAGTCCTAGTTAGAAAAGTAACATTTGAGGTTGTGTTCAGTAAAACTATGTTAATTGTATCCTTTCTATATTTAGATCGAGCATTTCATTTT containing:
- the LOC117862119 gene encoding methionine aminopeptidase 1B, chloroplastic isoform X6, translated to MAVRVPAAELKQHPSSPFTASRCRSPRDAALPAPLRVASRTPRRPEVSNRIICRCTYTAILPIYAQNLRKSGCRAAGHRGSQEEGAAGRGAVSARLPVPDHIPRPPYVGTDAIPDVCPDRQVHDGESIMRMLDACELAARVLQYAGTLVKPAVTTDEIDRAVHQMIIDAGAYPSPLGYGGFPKSVCTSVNECTCHGIPDSRELQDGDIINIDVTVYLNGYHGDTSRTYLCGDVDESTKQLVKVTEECMMRGISACRHGASFKEIGQRISEHASKYGYGIDPFVGHGIGRIFHCEPIIWSTCQTFTIV